ATTGACGCTGGTGGCAGAGCACTGCTGAATAGTATTTCCTTCTCCAACACTAAGGCGGGTTGTGAGAAGGTATTAGAAATCTTTGACCGACTGAACATCGACAAGGATGATGTGATCATCGGTATGGAGGCTACAGGCCATTACTGGCTGAGCGTCCATGCTTTCTTCTTAGAACATGGTTA
This DNA window, taken from Acetonema longum DSM 6540, encodes the following:
- a CDS encoding IS110 family transposase, with amino-acid sequence MFYCGIDIAKFKHEASVIDAGGRALLNSISFSNTKAGCEKVLEIFDRLNIDKDDVIIGMEATGHYWLSVHAFFLEHG